From the Leptolyngbya sp. O-77 genome, one window contains:
- a CDS encoding AAA family ATPase — translation MRLLSIQLHNFRQFYGTTPELRLAASGDRKVTVIHGNNGAGKTSLLNAFTWALYKKTTAAFASPDQLVNKRALAEAAVNEPVECWVELACEHGATQYRIRRSCRAYRTDTGEIVPTRSDLSLKYAGEDGRWRNSEQHLDDVIGRILPVSLHQYFFFDGERIEQIVRSNKKTEIAEATKALLGVEVLTRAIRHLGEARKTLEKELERFGDPETQTLVQQKQTREEEREQIAARQGEIESEIEQFKRLRQAVANALRESEAVRAEQKRRDDLESQKQSVRDALEQCRVRLKSTLSTQGYTVLLPGAIAQFRALEQGLRQRGELPADIKQQFVQDLLDRQRCICGTVLEAGSNHYHQVKAYLERAGLADVEETVIRMGAQMEAIARQIPVFWQTVDEEQRKIGDLRQTLSRIETELDTIHEQLRNSPIEDIRNLEKRHEDIDAKIQALNREQGENDQRVKDLSQQIEDLRRQIEKHQATETRQAQAQRRIAATEEAIARLKQVQTNVDRVFRSDLERRVREIFQRIVVAPYVPRLTEKYELHLVESTTGQERLVPASTGENQVLSLSFIGAIIDRVRDWSRRDQQNRYLMPPDAGNYPMVMDSPFGSLDETYRRQVGRSLPTLANQLVVLVSKTQWRGEVAEELDPYLGRQYVLVYHSPKADVEPDAIALNGTSYSLVRRSPNEFEYTEIIAVEG, via the coding sequence ATGAGGCTGCTGTCGATTCAGTTGCACAATTTCCGCCAGTTTTATGGCACTACACCAGAGCTACGACTGGCTGCCAGTGGCGATCGCAAGGTAACGGTGATTCATGGCAACAATGGGGCAGGAAAAACCTCCCTGCTCAATGCCTTTACTTGGGCGCTGTATAAAAAGACGACGGCGGCCTTTGCCTCGCCGGATCAGTTGGTGAATAAGCGGGCGCTGGCAGAGGCAGCAGTTAATGAACCCGTCGAATGCTGGGTGGAATTGGCCTGTGAGCATGGCGCTACCCAATATCGCATCCGTCGTTCCTGCCGTGCCTATCGGACTGACACTGGGGAGATTGTGCCGACTAGGAGCGACTTATCGCTGAAATATGCTGGGGAAGATGGGCGCTGGCGAAATTCTGAGCAGCACCTAGATGACGTCATTGGGCGCATTCTGCCCGTGAGTTTGCATCAATACTTCTTCTTTGATGGAGAGCGGATTGAGCAAATCGTGCGCTCGAATAAGAAAACGGAGATTGCCGAGGCCACCAAGGCCCTGTTGGGGGTGGAGGTGTTGACCCGCGCCATTCGCCATTTGGGAGAGGCCCGCAAAACCCTAGAAAAAGAACTGGAACGGTTTGGCGACCCGGAGACCCAAACGCTGGTGCAGCAAAAGCAAACGCGGGAGGAAGAGCGGGAGCAAATCGCAGCGCGGCAGGGCGAGATTGAGTCAGAAATTGAGCAGTTCAAACGTCTGCGGCAGGCAGTGGCAAACGCACTACGCGAGTCGGAGGCGGTGCGGGCAGAGCAAAAGCGGCGCGATGACCTGGAAAGCCAGAAGCAGTCGGTGCGAGATGCCCTGGAGCAATGTCGAGTGCGGCTGAAATCGACCCTTTCGACGCAGGGCTATACGGTGCTGCTGCCGGGGGCGATCGCCCAGTTTCGGGCGCTAGAGCAAGGACTGCGCCAGCGCGGCGAATTGCCTGCCGATATCAAGCAGCAGTTTGTGCAAGATCTGCTCGATCGCCAGCGCTGCATCTGTGGAACCGTGCTAGAGGCTGGCAGCAACCATTACCATCAGGTGAAAGCATATCTAGAGCGGGCGGGGCTGGCGGATGTGGAGGAGACGGTGATCCGCATGGGGGCGCAAATGGAGGCGATCGCCCGCCAGATTCCGGTCTTTTGGCAAACGGTAGACGAAGAGCAGCGCAAGATTGGCGACCTGCGCCAGACCCTATCCCGCATCGAGACGGAGCTAGACACCATCCACGAGCAGCTCCGCAACAGCCCCATCGAAGATATCCGCAACCTGGAAAAGCGCCATGAAGACATTGACGCGAAAATTCAAGCATTGAACCGAGAGCAGGGCGAAAACGACCAGCGCGTGAAAGACCTGAGCCAGCAGATTGAGGATCTGCGGCGACAGATCGAAAAACACCAGGCGACGGAAACGCGACAGGCCCAAGCGCAGCGCCGGATTGCCGCCACCGAAGAGGCGATCGCCCGTCTCAAGCAAGTGCAGACGAATGTGGATCGGGTGTTTCGCAGCGACCTAGAACGACGGGTGCGGGAGATTTTTCAGCGGATTGTGGTTGCGCCCTATGTGCCGCGCCTGACGGAGAAGTATGAGCTGCACTTAGTCGAAAGCACCACCGGGCAAGAGCGGCTGGTGCCGGCCTCGACCGGAGAAAACCAGGTCTTGAGTCTGTCGTTTATCGGCGCCATTATCGACCGGGTGCGCGACTGGAGCCGCCGCGATCAGCAAAACCGATACCTGATGCCGCCGGATGCAGGCAACTACCCGATGGTGATGGATTCGCCCTTTGGCAGCCTAGACGAAACCTATCGGCGGCAGGTGGGGCGATCGCTCCCCACACTGGCCAATCAACTGGTGGTGCTGGTGAGCAAGACCCAGTGGCGCGGCGAGGTGGCAGAAGAACTCGATCCCTACTTGGGGCGACAGTATGTGCTGGTCTATCACTCGCCCAAGGCGGATGTGGAGCCAGATGCGATCGCCCTCAACGGCACGTCCTACTCCCTCGTGCGCCGCAGCCCCAACGAGTTTGAGTACACTGAGATCATCGCAGTCGAGGGGTAG